One region of Deltaproteobacteria bacterium genomic DNA includes:
- a CDS encoding DUF222 domain-containing protein → MTDDALGPGPGTPTQRLQTPTSPRRLRSSYYSSRLLLPQGPVDARRLWHVYAVQVAGGVHPIKFDARGGWNTGFLTCAAWLTWRVGLDPGAARERVRVARALGTLPRLAQALSRGELSYAKVRAGGPALPRTSSGSFVGGDGWTGWPRPARPRGATGAGRCTCIRTRTA, encoded by the coding sequence ATAACCGATGACGCTCTCGGACCTGGCCCGGGTACTCCGACACAGCGACTTCAAACACCGACTTCGCCACGTCGACTGCGATCGTCGTACTATTCATCTCGACTCCTCCTTCCACAGGGGCCTGTGGACGCAAGGCGACTTTGGCACGTCTATGCCGTTCAAGTCGCGGGAGGAGTCCATCCCATCAAGTTCGACGCGCGCGGCGGCTGGAACACCGGCTTTCTCACCTGCGCCGCCTGGCTGACGTGGCGGGTCGGGCTCGACCCGGGCGCCGCGCGCGAGCGCGTGCGCGTGGCCCGTGCCCTCGGCACGCTGCCCCGGCTGGCCCAGGCGCTCTCACGTGGAGAGCTCTCCTACGCGAAGGTCCGAGCGGGAGGGCCGGCACTGCCGCGCACGTCGAGCGGATCGTTCGTGGGTGGCGACGGGTGGACCGGCTGGCCGAGACCCGCGAGACCGCGCGGCGCCACAGGAGCCGGGCGCTGCACGTGTATCAGGACGAGGACGGCATGA